In Maridesulfovibrio sp., a single genomic region encodes these proteins:
- a CDS encoding cyclic nucleotide-binding domain-containing protein, protein MIPRTSPSIRTFHKGKLIFAEGQESKVAYMIKAGTVDIFRKLENKKTVLATLRRGDIFGEMALLTDQKRTAYAEASSFCELVVLTEEMMNKLLNSSPGTVKKIVELLAKRVVATDGKSSGSQQSDSFISLATMLNLAYKEYAYTPKKQQAKIENYALGLSVKSFTETVKGLTMFSTLEIDAFLENVYKLRLIDLKTPKKGDKGAFLDRYIQIADINQFMTSLHGLYKQMKEIGANVEYRMNYMTFSDFAQKTGTQPELIYKKVIKEEMPETLLFFNREKAVEWSKDKDENFFKKFKRPRKALEDLENVDDLIYIDNATLAEALKGLDFYKISVLFSAGDAQNKEKIKRNIGRKMATILLSEPPRDRSMSDPEVLECCDELLDSVRKLKGAS, encoded by the coding sequence ATGATTCCAAGAACTTCACCCAGTATTCGCACTTTTCACAAAGGCAAACTCATTTTTGCGGAAGGGCAGGAAAGCAAGGTCGCCTACATGATCAAGGCGGGAACAGTGGATATTTTCCGTAAGCTGGAGAACAAGAAAACAGTTCTCGCCACTTTGCGCAGGGGAGATATCTTCGGGGAAATGGCTTTGCTTACGGACCAGAAACGGACGGCCTATGCCGAGGCATCAAGTTTCTGTGAGCTTGTAGTGCTTACCGAAGAAATGATGAACAAGCTTCTTAATTCTTCACCCGGAACAGTAAAGAAAATTGTCGAGCTGCTGGCCAAGCGGGTAGTGGCTACCGATGGCAAATCTTCCGGTTCCCAGCAGAGCGATTCGTTCATCTCCCTCGCCACCATGCTGAACCTTGCCTACAAGGAATACGCTTACACGCCCAAAAAACAGCAGGCCAAGATTGAAAATTACGCTTTGGGGCTGTCCGTGAAATCCTTTACCGAAACGGTTAAGGGATTGACCATGTTTTCAACCCTTGAGATCGATGCCTTTCTTGAAAATGTTTACAAGTTGAGGTTGATTGATTTGAAAACACCAAAGAAGGGTGACAAGGGGGCATTTCTGGACAGGTATATTCAGATTGCGGATATCAATCAGTTCATGACGTCGCTGCATGGACTTTACAAGCAGATGAAAGAAATAGGTGCCAATGTCGAGTACCGTATGAATTATATGACCTTTTCAGATTTTGCCCAGAAAACCGGAACCCAGCCGGAATTGATTTATAAGAAAGTCATCAAGGAAGAGATGCCGGAAACCCTGCTCTTTTTCAATCGCGAAAAGGCCGTTGAGTGGAGCAAGGATAAGGATGAAAATTTCTTCAAGAAATTCAAGCGACCGCGTAAGGCCCTTGAGGATCTGGAAAATGTGGACGACCTTATCTACATAGACAATGCCACCCTTGCAGAAGCTTTGAAGGGACTGGATTTTTACAAGATTTCTGTTTTGTTTTCTGCCGGAGATGCCCAGAACAAGGAAAAGATCAAGCGCAATATCGGACGTAAAATGGCTACAATTCTTCTCAGCGAACCTCCCAGGGATCGCTCCATGTCCGATCCGGAAGTTCTTGAATGTTGTGATGAACTGCTTGATTCTGTTAGAAAACTCAAAGGTGCCAGCTAG
- a CDS encoding cyclic nucleotide-binding domain-containing protein, translating into MSPQKPMTKTYNKGDVIFREGDKGNLAFMIQSGTVNIIKNINGKQSVLATLGPGEIFGEMAIISKAPRVAGAEASSECTVMVLTAKLLLLLLKKSHPTVFHLTRILASRLASSNRTVSENRSDNSWMTFCRLLHLKNRIVETSPPDVRPLGISYEEFCKELLDITNMPKSEIDRFVKTATGFNMIHMTKVATHPYVSITDPDNFLVVAENISGDINKFGGKVSLADYMDIDDFAEMVESNPEMIYKKVGVGEFPEDICVLHKDASSKWAEKKGDRYFKEAKRKRKTIDELEGIEDIVFVDIGTLKEVFKRLGYYKLGILLAVAEDDAKKRILMSISKKIAAAIMKDAKSSEAINQSEIDDVEEELIEMIREIKSGGE; encoded by the coding sequence ATGAGTCCCCAGAAACCTATGACCAAGACATACAACAAGGGGGACGTCATTTTCAGGGAAGGGGATAAAGGCAATCTCGCTTTCATGATTCAGTCCGGAACAGTCAATATAATCAAGAATATAAACGGCAAGCAAAGCGTGCTGGCCACCTTGGGGCCCGGTGAAATATTCGGTGAAATGGCTATCATCTCCAAGGCTCCCAGAGTTGCCGGGGCCGAGGCTTCATCTGAATGTACGGTGATGGTTCTTACCGCCAAGCTGCTTCTTCTTCTGCTCAAGAAAAGTCATCCCACGGTTTTTCATCTGACAAGAATTCTGGCTTCGAGACTTGCGAGTTCAAACAGAACTGTTTCCGAAAACAGAAGTGATAACTCCTGGATGACATTCTGCCGTCTGCTGCATCTTAAGAACCGTATTGTGGAAACCAGTCCGCCGGATGTCCGGCCGCTGGGCATCAGTTACGAAGAGTTCTGCAAGGAACTGCTGGACATAACAAACATGCCCAAATCCGAGATAGACCGGTTTGTGAAAACTGCAACCGGTTTCAATATGATTCATATGACCAAGGTTGCCACCCATCCTTACGTGAGCATTACCGATCCGGACAATTTTCTGGTCGTTGCCGAGAATATTTCCGGAGATATCAATAAATTCGGCGGGAAAGTCAGCCTCGCCGATTATATGGATATTGATGATTTTGCGGAGATGGTCGAGTCGAATCCGGAAATGATCTACAAGAAGGTCGGGGTAGGTGAGTTCCCGGAAGATATCTGCGTACTGCACAAGGATGCTTCATCCAAGTGGGCCGAGAAAAAGGGAGACCGTTATTTCAAGGAAGCCAAGCGCAAACGCAAGACCATCGACGAGCTGGAAGGTATCGAAGATATTGTCTTTGTGGATATCGGAACCCTCAAAGAAGTCTTTAAGCGGTTGGGATACTATAAACTGGGTATTTTGTTGGCCGTAGCTGAGGATGATGCCAAAAAACGGATATTGATGTCCATTTCCAAGAAAATTGCCGCAGCGATAATGAAAGACGCAAAATCATCAGAAGCCATTAATCAAAGCGAAATAGATGATGTTGAAGAAGAACTCATCGAGATGATCAGGGAGATCAAGTCCGGGGGAGAATAA
- a CDS encoding TVP38/TMEM64 family protein has protein sequence MKNKILLLVLIGVVVALFFYFDLDRIFTLEYLKSSRQDFQLFYAENPAPTVLGFFVLYVIVVGLSLPGATVLGLAAGALFGFWAGVVIISFASSLGALIACFFSRYLFREYVQRKFGDRLERVNRGIAEEGAFYLFCMRLIPAIPFVVINLVMGLTSMRLRTFYWVSQVGMLPGTMVYVNAGKELGKIDSLSGIVQPGLIAAFVLLGIFPLVVRKAVSFVKARRNV, from the coding sequence ATGAAAAATAAAATATTGCTCTTGGTCCTTATCGGGGTGGTGGTTGCACTTTTTTTCTATTTTGATCTGGATAGAATTTTCACCTTGGAATACCTGAAAAGTTCCAGGCAGGACTTTCAATTGTTTTATGCTGAAAACCCCGCACCTACCGTGCTGGGCTTTTTTGTGCTCTACGTGATTGTTGTAGGGCTGAGTCTGCCGGGGGCAACAGTTCTCGGGCTGGCGGCAGGGGCGCTTTTCGGATTTTGGGCCGGTGTGGTTATAATTTCTTTTGCCAGTTCTCTAGGTGCTCTTATCGCCTGTTTTTTTTCACGTTATCTTTTCAGGGAATATGTGCAGAGGAAATTCGGCGACAGGCTGGAAAGAGTGAACCGTGGCATTGCTGAGGAAGGAGCATTCTACCTGTTCTGCATGCGGCTTATTCCGGCAATTCCCTTTGTGGTAATCAATCTGGTCATGGGCTTGACCTCAATGAGGCTCAGAACATTTTATTGGGTATCTCAGGTCGGTATGTTGCCAGGAACCATGGTTTACGTGAATGCGGGCAAGGAACTGGGAAAAATAGATTCCCTCTCCGGGATAGTTCAGCCCGGACTCATCGCCGCGTTCGTTCTTTTGGGCATTTTTCCTCTGGTGGTGCGCAAGGCTGTTTCTTTTGTCAAAGCCCGCAGAAATGTGTAA